The following nucleotide sequence is from Acetivibrio cellulolyticus CD2.
TTTCAACATTAGCAAATATTCTTCCTAAAATAGGCAGTTTTGAAGCCAATGCAGGATTTGCGGCACAGATGGCTATTGATACTATAACTGCAGCCGCCGTCCCAAGGACTCCTATCCTTTTGAACTTTCTCCTCTTATGAATTTTTCTTACTTCTCTCATGCTGCTTTCAATTACTTCATCCAGTCTATCCGGAATCGGAATAAAAATATGGTCAAATTTATCCTTCATAAATGTAATCCTCCTTCAAATAATTCTTTAATTCCTGCCTTGCGCGATTTAAATAGCTTTTCACCGAACCTTCAGGAATACCCATAATATAAGATATCTGGCTTATTTTTAAATCGCTGAAATACTTTAAAACAATTACTGAACGATAATTATCAGGTAAAAAATCAATAGCTTGATATAGATCCAGTTTTTCCTCAATTGGCGATGATTCAAGTGGTTCTAATGCTTCTACAGCATCTGAAAGAATGTACTTTTCCGACTTCTTCAATACATCCTTTGCTGCATTAATTAAGATTTTTGTAATCCAAGTTTTAAAAAATTCCGGCTGCCTTAGCTTTTTTATATTCTCAAAACCATTAATTACACAATCTCTTACCACATCAAGAGCAATATTTTCATCTCTTGTATATGAAAATGCAATCTTATATAAATAGTCTTTATACATTTCAATTAACTCTCCATAGGCCTTTACATTGCCTTTAATGGATTGTTTTGCAAGTTTATCTACATCTATATTTTCTATTTCCAAACTGCCACCCCTCTCCTCCATCTCAAATCCCAGCTAGGAAGTAATTCTTTGTACTGTACACTCATTAGACCTTAAACAATATAAGAAGGTTACAATTTTTACAAAAAAATATTATCTCATAAAGTATAGACCATTTACTCGTATCTGCTATAATAAAAACATACCACACAACGCAAGGAGGACGCTATGAAAAAAAGCTATTATTTAAACATTGCTATTTCTATTACATTAGCAGCACTTTTACTTACAGGCTGTGAGCAGAACGCCGCACAAAAGGCGTCTACTCAGCCAACCTCTGCTATAACTAGCCCAGCTTCAACTAATAATAAAGCTGAAAGTGAAATCAATTATACTGAAAAACTAAAATCAGAAGGCTATAGCACAAAGGATATCGAATCTGCGCAATCGTATGTAAGTAGAATAGTACTACAATTAAATGAAATCGAAACATTCAGAGGCATTAATACGGAGCCCGCAGGTATTGGAAGTGAAAACACCGACGATTCATCCAAATATTCCGAACTTTTGTCAAAAATAGATGAACAAAAAGCAGTATACTATCTAGTTAAATTAAACAGTGATTTTAACAGCATAGAGGATGCTCTCAACGAATATCTCCTTGCTTTGCAGTCAGATCTTGATATTGATACCTACTTTAAAAGCAAAGAAAAATATAATGAGGCAAAAAACAAAAAGATCTCAGGTACAAATTCTGATGAGTTTATCACAGTCAGTGATATTGAAGAAAAGGCAATTAAAACCCTGCAAAATGTGAATAATTCCAGAAACAATTCCAACCAGACAGTTCCTGGAATAAACAACCCAAACCAAAATCCAGCGCCGGATGTTATAAATCCGCAGCCTAACATTCCAAGTGTCGAGATACCTCGACCCATTGATCCGTCCCAGGAAATAAGGGACAAGTTAGGACCCCAGCAATAGTCAAAAATGGATTGGGCATCTAGCTCCAATCCATTTTTTATGTGGAAGTTAAATAATAATACTCAATTAATCTTTCAAATTTGTCTATCGCAAATTTCGATAGAGCATTGGCTATTTGCTCCTTTTATAACCTTGGATCAACAGGCTCACTTTCTAGTGCTAATACTCCAAATACGCATTCATGTACTCTATAAAGAGGTTCATGTCTTACAAACCGTTCAAGTGATTCCATACTAAGTGCAAACTCTCTTAGAGCCAAAGCGCGTTTCTTCCCTAAAGATCTGCTTCTTAATCTCTGGATATTTTCATCCATTGTATACTCAGGCCCATAAATAATCCTGAGATACTCCCTGCCACGGCACTTTACAGCCGGTTGCAGCAGTTCTCTATTATTCTTTACAATAAAGTCATACGGCTTCACAACCATACCTTCGCCCCCCGAGGATGTCAGGTTCTCCCACCACTCAATACCCTTATCTATGCTTACAGTGTCTGTAACATCAACGAGAATGTGGTTTGTAGCCATAATCAAATTATCATCACCAGTAAAGTATTTAGCTATAGTATCCATATGCCATAAGTGATTTTTATCCGAGTATACCTTTCCCTCTGTTGCAAGGATGTGGAAAGGTGCAAGCTTTAAACCATCTATAGAACTCACAGGCCAGCAGTATCTCCTGTATGAATCCACATACTTGTGCATTGTATCCGAACGCTCAGAAAATCTTTGCAACAAAGAATTTATGTCTGCGTTTTGCCCAGATGTTTGTTTACTTACGTCGAAGGAAATATTCTTGTTGCATGATGCCTGTTTAAGCAGTCTTTCCGCTTCATCCAGAGAAACTCTGCCGGATATTCCAACAGCTGAGTATTGATCCTTTAAAAGCACCTGAGCTTTAGCTGACCAAGGCATCAACTCACAGTCAACGCAAACCCAATCTGTATCGAATTCATTCCAAAACCCGGACTTATTCAGTGCATTTCTGATCCTATCAATTAAAGAGGCCTCAAGCTCCATATCATCAAAAAAATGCCTTCCTGTACGTGTATAACATATTCCAGCAGAGCCATCAACAACTCCAAACCTTTTTTTAGCCGCATCTTCATCCTTACAAACTATTACTACTGCACGGGAACCCATGTGCTTTTGCTCACATACAACTCTGCCTACTCCCCGGCTACTGAAATATGAAAACGCCTCAGCCGGATGTTCCAACATGCCTTCTTTCTTACTTGTCTCACAAGGTGACATAGTAGGCGGCAGATATATAAGCCAATGCGGGTCGGCTGCGAACCTGCTCATTATCTCTAAAGCCGCAATAGAGTTTTCCTCTTTAATTGTAATGTTATTATAAAGACGAGTCTCAATAATTCTCTTACCCAAAACATCATTTATGTCTAGCATGTCACTGTCTTCCCTTACTTCAAATACAACCTTATCATCTTCAGGTAAAAAAGGCTTGGCAGGTTCGTAGTATGTCTCTAAAGCCTTTACATCTAAAAACTCTCTTTCAGGATACCTGTAGGCAGTAAGTTTTCCGCCAAAAACACAGCCTGTGTCAATATTAATGGTATTGTTAGTATTCAGGATTTCAGCCTGTGGGGTGTGTCCGTATATAACCATCGCTTTTCCACGGTAATCTGATGCCCAATCATATCTTACAGGCAAGCCATATTCATCAGTCTCACCGGTAGTCTCGCCATATAAGGCAAATTCACGCACCTTACCCGATCCACGCCCCTGAAGTTCTTCCTTTAATCCGGCATGTGCAACGACAAGCTTTCCGTCATCCAGCACGTAATGGCTGACCAGCCCGTCAATAAAGTTCTTCACTTCCTCGATAAATACAGGAGACTCATTTTCAAGCTGTTCCAAAGTTTTATCCAAACCGTGAGTTATCTGAACGTTGCTCCCTTTAAGCTTCTTTAAAAGTTTGATATCATGATTACCAGGTACACAAAGAGCGCTTCCTGATTTAACCATGCTCATCACAAGCTTTAACACATCAGCAATTCCCGGACCACGGTCAACCAGGTCTCCCAAAAACACCGCTTTTCTTCCTTCAGGATGTACAACTCTATAGCCACCGTTTACAGGCTCATTATCCTTTTCAATACAATACCCTATCTTCTCAAGGAGGCTTTTCAGCTCGTCAAAGCATCCATGAACATCTCCGATAATATCAAAGGGTCCATGTTCATGCTTAAGGTTATTCCATAAGGGCTGTCTTTCAAACACAACCTGCTCGACTTCCTCTGGAGAATTGAGCACATATACATACCTGAAGCCCTCCTTTTGAAGTGTTCTGATTGACTTTCGGAGCTGCTGGCTATGCTTTCTGATTACATGTTCGCCTACCTGCCTATCCGTTCTGTTCTTATTCCTATCCTGGCATACCCTCTCCGGAAGGTCAAATACCACAGCTACAGGCAGACAGTGATACTCTCTGGCAAGTTGTACAAGAGGCTTTCTTGCGGCTTCCTGTACATTAGTTGCATCAACAACAGTAAGCTTCCCAAGCTTAAGCCTTTTAGCCGCAATATAATGCAAAACTTCAAAGGCAGTATTTGTAACAGTCTGATCATTGTCGTCATCTGATACAAGCGCTCTGCAGAAGTCCGACGATATTACCTCCGTCGGTTTGAAGTGCTTACTGGCAAAAGTTGATTTACCACAACCTGAAGAGCCTATTAAAACTATTAAAGATAACTCTGGTACAGTTAATTTCATAATGTAAACACTCCCATCTGTGTAGGGCTTCCGTATTCAGCATCCCCTTCACCAATTTGAACAAATCTCACAGTGTACCCATATTGCGTTGCAACCTTTTGTGCCCATGTTTTAAACTCATTACGCGTCCACTCAAAACGGTGATCCCTATGGCGC
It contains:
- a CDS encoding sigma-70 family RNA polymerase sigma factor, which translates into the protein MEIENIDVDKLAKQSIKGNVKAYGELIEMYKDYLYKIAFSYTRDENIALDVVRDCVINGFENIKKLRQPEFFKTWITKILINAAKDVLKKSEKYILSDAVEALEPLESSPIEEKLDLYQAIDFLPDNYRSVIVLKYFSDLKISQISYIMGIPEGSVKSYLNRARQELKNYLKEDYIYEG
- a CDS encoding polynucleotide kinase-phosphatase, coding for MKLTVPELSLIVLIGSSGCGKSTFASKHFKPTEVISSDFCRALVSDDDNDQTVTNTAFEVLHYIAAKRLKLGKLTVVDATNVQEAARKPLVQLAREYHCLPVAVVFDLPERVCQDRNKNRTDRQVGEHVIRKHSQQLRKSIRTLQKEGFRYVYVLNSPEEVEQVVFERQPLWNNLKHEHGPFDIIGDVHGCFDELKSLLEKIGYCIEKDNEPVNGGYRVVHPEGRKAVFLGDLVDRGPGIADVLKLVMSMVKSGSALCVPGNHDIKLLKKLKGSNVQITHGLDKTLEQLENESPVFIEEVKNFIDGLVSHYVLDDGKLVVAHAGLKEELQGRGSGKVREFALYGETTGETDEYGLPVRYDWASDYRGKAMVIYGHTPQAEILNTNNTINIDTGCVFGGKLTAYRYPEREFLDVKALETYYEPAKPFLPEDDKVVFEVREDSDMLDINDVLGKRIIETRLYNNITIKEENSIAALEIMSRFAADPHWLIYLPPTMSPCETSKKEGMLEHPAEAFSYFSSRGVGRVVCEQKHMGSRAVVIVCKDEDAAKKRFGVVDGSAGICYTRTGRHFFDDMELEASLIDRIRNALNKSGFWNEFDTDWVCVDCELMPWSAKAQVLLKDQYSAVGISGRVSLDEAERLLKQASCNKNISFDVSKQTSGQNADINSLLQRFSERSDTMHKYVDSYRRYCWPVSSIDGLKLAPFHILATEGKVYSDKNHLWHMDTIAKYFTGDDNLIMATNHILVDVTDTVSIDKGIEWWENLTSSGGEGMVVKPYDFIVKNNRELLQPAVKCRGREYLRIIYGPEYTMDENIQRLRSRSLGKKRALALREFALSMESLERFVRHEPLYRVHECVFGVLALESEPVDPRL